One stretch of Kwoniella pini CBS 10737 chromosome 3, complete sequence DNA includes these proteins:
- a CDS encoding translation initiation factor eIF-1A has product MPKNKGKGGKNNRRGKKEDGENKRELIFKEDGQEYAQVVKMLGNGRLEAKCLDGETRLAQIRGQMRKKVWIVVGDIILLSLRDFQDDRADVIHKYTADEARNLKTYGELKDFTLVENAEAGSDEEEEGIEFEEADIDDICEYNYSMDSSHVHFYYQTSMLTTLIVPENTQSRLTTPFVRAVYPHYLVTYHAHVSFLKSSPCLPPYHG; this is encoded by the exons ATGCCTAAA AATAAGGGAAAG GGCGGTAAAAACAACAGAAGgggaaagaaggaggaCGGAGAGAATAAGCGAGAATTGATCTTCAAGGAGGATGGTCAAG AATACGCCCAAGTGGTCAAGATGTTAGGTAACGGTCGATTAGAAGCCAAGTGCCTTGATGGTGAGACTCGATTAGCTCAAATCAGAGGTcaaatgaggaagaag GTGTGGATCGTTGTAGGAGATATCATCTTACTTTCCCTTCGAGATTTCCAGGATGATCGAGCAGATGTCATTCACAAGTACACAGCAGACGAAGCACGTAATTTGAAGACTTATGGTGAATTGAAAGACTTTACATTGGTTGAGAACGCCGAAGCTGGTAGTGacgaggaggaagagggTATCGAATTCGAGgaagctgatattgatgaCATCTGTGAGTATAACTATTCAATGGACTCATCACACGTACATTTCTACTATCAGACCTCAATGCTAACTACATTGATTGTTCCAGAAAATACTCAATCTCGACTTACAACGCCGTTTGTTCGTGCTGTATACCCACATTATCTTGTGACTTACCATGCGCATGTATCCTTTTTGAAATCATCGCCTTGCTTGCCACCGTATCACGGATAG